In Salinibaculum sp. SYNS191, the genomic window ACAAACATTCTAGCCATCCCCGGAGAGAGCACTTGGCGAGCGTATCTAGAGTATTATGGTGATCAGACAGTCGATGAAATTGATGGGAGGATTGTTGACCAGTCCCGTCGCATCCCAATTACGTCACCGGATGGTGCAACAGTCACCGAAAGTGGGGACATTCGAACGAGTCTCGACAATCCACAGGTCAACGGAACGATCGAAGTAACCGAAGCATTCGACTTCCTAGAAGTGCTGGCCCCGTTCTACGATACGAACGGTTATCTCCGCCAAATCGGGCGTGATACCGAGAGTCATCTTACTGCAGACATGACATGGAAGTTTACTGCTGATGCAACACTAGATCCACCGGATGATGCTGCTGGTATTAGTGATTACGAGTTGCTCCTAACCACAGACTGAGAACGATCATTCGGTGTGTCGAATTTCAGATTGAATTGTTCTGTGATCACCTTGTCGAGCACCGCCACGTGACCCGAAGCATTTTCATGATGTGCAAACAATTGCACGATATGCAAAGTTCGAAGGTGCTTTTTGATTTCCCATTTCCGGAAGAACGGATCTTCCGGTACCAGGCGATGCAGGACATCCTTCACCACCTCGCGAACAATCCCTTCGAAGAGTTCACACAACAAGAACTTGCGTCGATTACGGGCGCGGACGTGTCGTCGATTTCCCGTTCGGTCGACCTCCTCGAAAAACTGGGTGTGATCGCGGTGAGTGAACAGCGTCCCGCCCGAATTACGATCGACATGGATCACCTTCAGCGACCGGGACCCGTGTTCATGATACCACAGTCCGAATTCCGCAAGCCAGTTCAAGCCTATCTCGATGAACTCGAGACGCGTATCCAAGAGAGTGAGGAGCTCGACGAACTCGTTGGGGTCGTCCTCTTTGGGAGCGTCGCTCGCGGAACAGCAGACCGTCGCAGTGACATCGACCTCCTCATCATCGTTGACGGTGCCCTCACCTACGGACGACGTATTTGTACGTCTCTCGCGCGTGACATCGAGGAGGAATCATTCGCTGGCAACCGGTACGAGTTCGAGGTACTCGTGGAAACGCCGGACACCGCCATCTCCCACGGAGGCGAGCTGACAGAGATCTTCGATTACGGGCTGGTACTCGACCGTTCTGCCCGGCTACAGGATCTCCGTCAGAACATCTACGCCACGTCAGGAGAGGGTGCATAGGGATGCCGATTAACCACGACGATATCGAGCCGCAGCTGTCGAATGCACAGGAAGCGTTCCGTCTCGGTGGGCAAACTCTCGAAGAGGGACTCGACGTCTCCAGTGCTGAACTCGTCCAACTTCGGAAGGCGTGTCGACTTCTTTCCGGGGCAGAACGATTGCTCGAAGACGGATATTACACGCTCACGATCGAAGCCGCCTTCACGTCGATCGAACGGACGCTGCTATTCTGGTTGATTACAGAGGGACATCACGACCCATCCCAACCGCCCCAATCACACACCACCGCGATCAATCGAAGCGCCGAAGTTGGATTCATCACTGACGAGGTTGCGACGAAACTCGAAGATCTCTGGAACGAAAACCGGGCATACACGTACTACCAAGATGGGGTTGCCACAGATGATCGTGGAGATGCAATGGTCGCGCTCGCTGATGAGATCCATCTACAGATCGTCAATCTCGTTGGACAATCTCACGACTGCATCTGTGAGTGATATCGGCGAAAAATACGGTGAGAATTAGCTCCTGATGGCCGTGGTGAATCGCTAGACGTAGCTTGATTTCACTGTTTTACCGACGAGCGAGATTCGCATGGTGGGGTACTCAACGTATTATCGACCAAGTGATTAGATGGAGCGTCGGCCTAGTCGGCGTAATCCTGGTCGAAGTCTCCCTTTCTCGCCTCCGAGAATGATAACCGTCTCTTCCAGTCGTGAACGCTTCTCTGGCTGAGTTTCGTGAGCACCATCCCTGTAAGAGACGGGCAGTGTGTCGGCCGATTCAATTCCCGTATCTCTGGACGTGTGCCGTGAGAGATCCGGCTCTGTCTGCAGCAGATCCTCGACGAACTTCCCGGGAGCTGTTAGTAAGAGCGCGCGAGATACGCGCTGTATATCCAGCAACGCCTCCGTCAACTACTCAACCTCCGTCAGTAACGGCGTGACCGATGCAGAAGCGAGATGAGATCAGATCAGTTCTACCGATTGCTTGTCCTGGTTCGATACACATACTCGCTCCCACCAAAGATGGCGGAGAGAACGAGGGAGATCGGAGAACGGGACGCGGCGTAGAGGGCGAGGCCGAAACCGAGGCGCTCGTCGCCGCCGTGGCAGACGCGGGATACGACGCGATAGCTTGACACCGCGGCGGTTTTCGTTCCGTCGTCAAACCGAAGTCGCCCGAGACTCCTCACCCCATCGCAGGTTCGGTTGTGAAGGTTTGGCTCGGAGCTGGTTTTGAATCCATGTTTATCTCCTCGGTAGAAATTCGATTCGTAACCACAACCGAGGTAAAGAATCCGGTTGTATATGTCAACATGGACCAAACACGCGGCCAGCGAACTGAGGGACGACTCCTCGCCACGATGGCACTGGTCGTCGTACTCGTTATCGCCTTCAGCAGCCCCGTCGCCGCCCACAGCGGCGACGACGGCTTCCACCACCACGACGGCTGGATGGGGTCCCATGATGGGGGCTTTGGATACCTGTGGATGACGCTCTGGATGGTCGTTCTGATTGGCGTCCCGCTCGCTCTCGGGTACCTGTTTCTCACCCGGCGTGATTCGGGCAGGGAGACGACCGACGACGCACTTACCGTTTTGCGGCGCCGCTACGCCGAGGGAGAAATCGACGAAGAAGAGTTCGATTCCCGCCGTCGGAAACTCCAAGCCGGTGAGTAAATCGTGGACGATTCCAGTCATTCGAGCGGAGCCGACCACAGCGAACGCAGCCACAGATTAGACGACGGGCACACCGACCACGGCCACCACGAGGGACACGACAGTCTCGACGAGGGTCCCGAGGAGCGAGGTGGCGGCCACGGAGACCACGGTGGGATGCACGCGGGTCACGAACAGATGTTTCGGCGTCGCTTTTTTATCTCGACGCTGCTCTCCATCCCGGTACTCCTCTACAGTGAAACGCTTCAGTCGTGGCTGGGCTTCTCTGTTCCCGCGTTTCCCGGCAGCGAGTGGATAAATCCCGTCTTCGCCGTCGTCGTCTTCGCCTACGGTGGCGTCCCCTTCCTCAAGATGGCCGTTCCGGAACTGCGCGACAGAACGCCGGGGATGATGATGCTCATCTCGATGGCAATCAGCGTCGCCTTCGTCTACAGTCTGGCAAGCGTCGTCTTTCCCACCTCGTCGGCCTTTTTCTGGGAACTGGTGACGCTCATCGACATCATGCTGCTGGGCCACTGGATAGAGATGCGTTCAGTTCGGCGCGCCTCCAGCGCGCTTGACGAACTGGCGAAACTCATGCCTGACACCGCCGAGCGCATCACCGACGATGGCACCGAGGAGGTCCCAGTCAGCGACCTCTCGGAGGGTGACCTCGTGCTCGTGCGACCGGGCGCGAGCGTGCCCGCAGACGGTGTCGTCGAAGAGGGCGACTCTGACGTGAACGAGGCGATGGTTACCGGCGAGTCGAAACCCGTCTCGAAAGAACCAGGCGACGACGTGATTGGGGGCACCGTCAACGGCGACGGGAGTCTCCGCGTCCGCATCGACGCGACCGGTGAGGATACCACGCTGGCAGGCATCATGCGACTGGTCGAAGAAGCCCAGTCGAGCCAGTCGAGGACGCAGGTGCTGGCCGACCGGGCGGCAGGGTGGCTGTTCTACGTCGCCGTCGGCGCGGCTGTCGTGACTGCTATTGCGTGGACGGTGGCGGTATCGTTCAACGCAACGGTCATCGAGCGCGTGGTCACGGTGCTGGTTATCGCCTGCCCGCACGCACTTGGCCTCGCGATTCCGCTGGTGGTCGCCATCAACACCTCGCTGGCTGCCCGGAACGGGATGCTCGTCCGGGACCGCATCGCCATGGAGCAGGCCCGCAATCTCGACGCCATCATCTTCGACAAGACGGGGACGCTCACCGAGGGCGAACACGGCGTCGTCGGGATGGAGACGGTCGACAGCGTCGACCAGACCGAGGCACTCGCGCTCGCGGCGGCCGTCGAGAGCGACTCCGAACACATGATCGCCCGCGCCATTCGTGAGGCCGCCGCCGAACGCGACGTCTCCGTCCCCGACGCGAGCGGATTCGAAGCGATGAAAGGCCGAGGCGTCAGAGCGACCGTGAGTGTCTCCAGCGAAGCTAGAGGCTCGTCGGATGCGTCCGACGGTGGTCAGGAGGTCTACGTCGGCGGGCCGAATCTACTGGATTATCTTGACAGCGAGGTACCCGAGTCGCTCGCGGCCTTTGCTGACGAGGCTGGAGAGAACGCACAGACCGTGGTCTACCTCGTTCGAGACGGAGACCTCGTCGCAGCCTTCGCCATGGCCGACGTCATCAGAGACGAGAGCTATCGCGTGGTCGAGGCGCTCCACGACATCGGCATCGAGGTGGCGATGCTGACTGGTGATTCAGCGGACGTGGCAAACGCCGTCGCCGAGGAACTGGGTATCGACACCGTCTTCGCCGAAGTGCTGCCCGAGGACAAGGACACGAAAGTTCAGGAACTGCAGGACGAGGGCAAACTCGTGGCGATGGTCGGCGACGGCGTCAACGACGCACCCGCCCTCACTCGGGCAGACGTGGGCATCGCCATCGGGAGCGGGACCGACGTGGCCGTCCAGTCGGCAGACGTCATCCTCGTCCAGAACAATCCGATGGACGTGGTGCGACTGGTGAAACTCAGCAAGGCCAGCTACCGGAAGATGCAGGAGAATATCGTCTGGGCGGCGGGGTACAACGTCTTCGCCCTCCCGCTTGCTGCTGGTGTGCTCGCTCCAATCGGTATCCTACTGTCGCCTGCTGTCGGTGCACTGTTGATGTCGCTGAGTACGGTCATCGTTGCCATCAACGCACAACTGCTACGTCGGGTGGACCTCTCTGTCCTGAGTTTGCCAGGAATGCCAGCATCAGATGGCCCACGGCCAGCGGGGTGACGCTGACTCCCCGGTACGGCGTAGAAATGCCGCGGGGTTTCGGTGACCTTCCAGGCGACGGCCGGCTTGACGAACTCGCGTCCCGTATGCACCAGCGCCTTCACCAATTAGTTCATATCTGCCAGTAACAGCGTGACCGATACAGAGCGTGTAGGCAGCAGGAGAGCGGGGCTAATGTGAAACAAATAATGACAGCATCGATACGTAGCTTTGTATATAGGTTCTGTGACGGTCATGGTTTCTGTGGAGGGGGCATAGATGCTGAGTGAGAAGTGACACTGTGAGCAGTGCTAACTTACTTCACTACTAAGTTATTATCTCTTATATTCAAGTAATCGGTGTAATGATAAATAATACTATCCGATTAACGGTGTTTGCCGTTGTTCTGACAGTTGCACTCTCGATGGTGGCTGCTCCCGCCGTGGCCGCACCGGGTGACAAGGTCACCGTCACCGACCCCGACCAGATGGATAAGCACGAAAAGAAGGGTGTAATGCCTGGTGACAACGTTCAATTCCCGGATTCATTCTTTGACGAAAAGATAGGGCCGGGTAACAGTGTAGCAAACGATGCAGCCCCTGAAGACCGGTTCCTCAAGGCCAAGAAGGCATTTGATGAAAAAGTAACCTTCCCTGACAGCTTCTTCGATGGTAACGATGACGAAGAATTCCAAGATGGAAGCGACCCTGCCCTGTCCCCCTGACACGGCCGGAACTGTATCGTCACTAATGCAGGTGATGAGTCCGAATACTTCTTTTCGGTCTCTCTGCTGAATTAAATAATTCCATCCACCCATACGCCACAGAGTGCAACATTCGCGCTGTGCATTCACCTATGGAAACGCTGCTATCTACACAAACCACCGTTTTCGACAAAACAGTTACGCCGTCCTGTAGTCTGCTGTTCTCCTAGCCGGCAGGTGGTCGATATCTTCAGGCGGTGCGGTGGCGGTCTGGCGATAGCTGTCGCTCACGCTGGCCCCGACCGGCCACTGAGGGCCGCCGAGCGGGCGGCCCTCAGTTCCCTCGTCTACGCATTCACATCAGGCGGATCGTATACCTCGCCTCGGTCTAGCATGTGGTAGATCGACACCAGCATTTTCCGAGCGCAGGCGACGATTGCCTTCTGTGAGTTCTTCCGGCTTGCTAGCCGCTCATAGAAGCGGCTTAGGTACTCATCGTTACAGGTGTGAACTGCTGTGTTTGCAGCCTGGACGAGCAACCACCGGACACGACCCGATCCACGTTTCGAAATACTCCCCTCGATCCGCGAGTCGCCTGACTCGCGGATCACCGGGTTCAATCCGACATAACTGACGACCGATTTATCACCGTCAAACCGACTGATCTCGCCTAACTCGGCATAAATCGTCAACGCCGTATAGTAACTCACGCCGGGAATCGTCATCAGCAGCTGGGTCTCCTTCAGAGACCCAGCGCGTTCTTCGATCGTCTCTTCCAGATTGCGAATCTCTTCGCTGAGCGTCTCAATCAGCTCAATGTACGACTCTAGCAGGGAGTCCCACGGCGTCGGGAGCGAGAGTTCCCGCAGGAACTCTCGTCCCTCCTGAGTCAGCGGCTTCACGTCCTCAGTGATGCCGTGATCGGAGAGGAGTCCGTGGATCTTGTTGGCGTACTTGGTGCGGTTCTCCACCAGAGTCTGTCGCCCGCGCACGAGTGCGCGGGCTTCCCTGACCTCGTCGGTTGGAACGTAGCTCTCCGGAACGGAGTTCAACCGAACCATCCGCGCGAGTTCTTTGGCGTCAACGCGATCAGTTTTCTTGTCAGTGTCGGCGATCTGATTCAGTTCCTTCGGGTGAGCAACAGTCACATCCAAATGCTCCGACAGCGTATCGTGGATGTGGTAGTAATTGCTGGTCGCCTCAAGTGCAGCTTGAGAACCAGCATACCGCTGGGCGAGGTCGTCGAGGTTCGCGTTCTCGACGCGAACCTCTTCGACGATCTCTCCAGCCTCATCCATTACTGCCACCTGTGCGTACCGTTTGTGGACATCAATTCCGAGGTACATTGTCTGTTCACCCGGGACGCCAGTGCGTGAAGCAGAGAATCACCTATTCGGGCTTTCCCGGATGCCGCACGCCGCGGCATCCGGGCTGTCACGCCCATGACTCGGCTTCTTTCGCACACGGACCAGTCAGCACGACGTGCTCGATGGCACGGAATACACATCGGTCTCTTGCGCCCCATCTTGTTTCACGCTCGCATGGAGTAGCAGCGTTTCCATCGAGTCAGCACTACCTTCGCCAGATATCCAGTTTCTGTCAGTAACTACGTGACCGATTCAGAGCGTGTGTTCAGCAATCAAACCGATATTGGTTCACTGTGTATGTGGGAGAATAGAGGAAAGTTGGGAGAGTAAGTCGATCATACGAGGGTACGTTGACCTCGCTCAGTTACCCTGAATTGCATCGATAACGACTGTCCCTGCCACTATCGGATCGATTGGTACCGAACTGCTATCGCTAATCGTGATTTCGTACCGGTCAAAGACGGCGAAACCGCTCTCGATAGTTCCAACAGCAGTGCCTTCCGCATCAGTTATCTCGAACTTGTGTCCGATTCACTGGCCCACTGGCAGGATCTTTCGACCCACGGTAAAGAGTGTGCCACGTGAGTTGATCTCGGCGAGAACCGACCCGTTCTCAGCGTCGCGGATTCGCCAGGTATCCTGGAAGAGCGAAAAGTCGTTGTCCAGAACGACGAGTTCTTTCCCAGTTTGGCTATCTGTGAGCAGATAGTCGCCGGCGATATCCCAATTCCCGCTGGCCTCGACAGTAAATAATTCAGTTCCGTCGGTGTCGAGGAAGGGGAAGGTATCGTTCCCCTCGTACATCTGGTGGGTGCAGCGAAAGATCGTGTCACCAGTGACGTCCCTGGCTTCATATTCCGGTTGGAAGTTCTCGTCCCTGCCCGTCTGTTCGACGGTATACTGACTGCCAGAGAGATTGAGGGCAGTGGTCTCGTATTGTTGTGGTTCTCCCATCGTTAGAGGTGTTTTGCTAGTGACATACTTAAAGCCGGGACAACAGTTTCAACGTGAGAAATGGACCGGTCTAAAGAACTGAATGGACCAACTCCTGAAAATCATATTGAGTAAAGGTGCGCTTCAGAGTGATTACTCTCACCGACCCCAGAGGCCTACCGATACGTGACCGATTCGCGCCCTGTATCCATCAGCGCCTTCGCAAACTACTTCAACATAGGTTATAAAGTGTCTTTTGGACATCAACTACGCCTCTGGTTTGCGAAACAATGCTCTGCTCTACTCTACTGACCGCTCACGATACCCTCTGTATCGACCAAACCTTGCTCCACTCTGACTAGACCACCTGGGTTTCTGAATTTGCGCGGTGTATGCAGGAGACGGTCACCGAATCATCGGCCGCCACCGTCGTCACCGGTTTGGCGACGTGGAAGCGGGGCCTTCTCCTCGCACATCCGTAATTGGCTGCGTGCTCATCGGACAGGACCACTCCCGCGGTTACCCGGACGGTCCGCCCTGTGACTGGTTCGGAATCTTCGGGAGGAGCCACGCGAGTAGTGAGTCCTGACTTCGAGTCTGGAGCCAGATGCGGCCTGAACCGTGAAACTCGGCCACCAGACCCTCGCCGCTCAGCAACGTCGACTTCAGGCCGCCGACGCGTTTCACGGTGAAGTCGGCCGTGTCCTCGAACGCCACGATGTGTCCCGTGTCGACGGTGTACGTCTTGCCTGGGTCAATTTCGACCTCCTCGATAGCACCGTAGCTTGCCATGAACAGTGAGCCTCTCCCACTGATCCGGAGCAAAAACAGGCCTTCGCTGCCGAAGAACGTGCGGGCCCCGCCGAACTCGGTGTCAAC contains:
- a CDS encoding nucleotidyltransferase domain-containing protein; translated protein: MQSSKVLFDFPFPEERIFRYQAMQDILHHLANNPFEEFTQQELASITGADVSSISRSVDLLEKLGVIAVSEQRPARITIDMDHLQRPGPVFMIPQSEFRKPVQAYLDELETRIQESEELDELVGVVLFGSVARGTADRRSDIDLLIIVDGALTYGRRICTSLARDIEEESFAGNRYEFEVLVETPDTAISHGGELTEIFDYGLVLDRSARLQDLRQNIYATSGEGA
- a CDS encoding SHOCT domain-containing protein, whose amino-acid sequence is MDQTRGQRTEGRLLATMALVVVLVIAFSSPVAAHSGDDGFHHHDGWMGSHDGGFGYLWMTLWMVVLIGVPLALGYLFLTRRDSGRETTDDALTVLRRRYAEGEIDEEEFDSRRRKLQAGE
- a CDS encoding heavy metal translocating P-type ATPase; this translates as MHAGHEQMFRRRFFISTLLSIPVLLYSETLQSWLGFSVPAFPGSEWINPVFAVVVFAYGGVPFLKMAVPELRDRTPGMMMLISMAISVAFVYSLASVVFPTSSAFFWELVTLIDIMLLGHWIEMRSVRRASSALDELAKLMPDTAERITDDGTEEVPVSDLSEGDLVLVRPGASVPADGVVEEGDSDVNEAMVTGESKPVSKEPGDDVIGGTVNGDGSLRVRIDATGEDTTLAGIMRLVEEAQSSQSRTQVLADRAAGWLFYVAVGAAVVTAIAWTVAVSFNATVIERVVTVLVIACPHALGLAIPLVVAINTSLAARNGMLVRDRIAMEQARNLDAIIFDKTGTLTEGEHGVVGMETVDSVDQTEALALAAAVESDSEHMIARAIREAAAERDVSVPDASGFEAMKGRGVRATVSVSSEARGSSDASDGGQEVYVGGPNLLDYLDSEVPESLAAFADEAGENAQTVVYLVRDGDLVAAFAMADVIRDESYRVVEALHDIGIEVAMLTGDSADVANAVAEELGIDTVFAEVLPEDKDTKVQELQDEGKLVAMVGDGVNDAPALTRADVGIAIGSGTDVAVQSADVILVQNNPMDVVRLVKLSKASYRKMQENIVWAAGYNVFALPLAAGVLAPIGILLSPAVGALLMSLSTVIVAINAQLLRRVDLSVLSLPGMPASDGPRPAG
- a CDS encoding IS110 family transposase → MYLGIDVHKRYAQVAVMDEAGEIVEEVRVENANLDDLAQRYAGSQAALEATSNYYHIHDTLSEHLDVTVAHPKELNQIADTDKKTDRVDAKELARMVRLNSVPESYVPTDEVREARALVRGRQTLVENRTKYANKIHGLLSDHGITEDVKPLTQEGREFLRELSLPTPWDSLLESYIELIETLSEEIRNLEETIEERAGSLKETQLLMTIPGVSYYTALTIYAELGEISRFDGDKSVVSYVGLNPVIRESGDSRIEGSISKRGSGRVRWLLVQAANTAVHTCNDEYLSRFYERLASRKNSQKAIVACARKMLVSIYHMLDRGEVYDPPDVNA
- a CDS encoding TIGR00266 family protein, with the translated sequence MEHEITSRPSYAMVDISLDRGEQILAESGAMVSHSDGIEMETNATGGFLKSLRRGLFGGESFFQNTFTANEPGSVAFAPPLPGDMVHHQLEDDTVYVQSGSYIASGLELDVDTEFGGARTFFGSEGLFLLRISGRGSLFMASYGAIEEVEIDPGKTYTVDTGHIVAFEDTADFTVKRVGGLKSTLLSGEGLVAEFHGSGRIWLQTRSQDSLLAWLLPKIPNQSQGGPSG